CGGAACAGGCGTGGCGCCTCACCCTTAATTTGCCCGCCTAGCAGAAAGGAGGCGTTGAAACTGAGCTTGCTTTGCGCAAGATACTTGCCATCACGACGATCCACATCGCGCATGGCGTCACCGACCAGTTGAGCCACGTCGAACATGCTGGACGCGGTATACAAATTCGCCGCGTCTTCCGTCCTGGCGCGTTGCTGGAGCAGGCTTATGACCGCCTGCGTGCCCGCCAGACCGCCCGAGCTCAGCATTACCAGCACGCGGTCGTCCTGCCGCTCAAACACCGTCATCTTGCAGAACTTGGCGAAATTGTCGACGGTTGCGTTGGAGCGCGAGTCAGAGGCGAACAGCATTCCCGCATCAAGCTTGATGGCGACGCAGTAAGTCATTTATTGGTGACCTGCGCGGATTTGAAGAGCAGCAGCTTGTCTTTCTCGCAGTGATAACTCAATGGAAACTCCGACGCACATCGACGCGCTCATTGTCCACCACAAATGCACCGACGCCAAGTCATCAGTCGTGGCGCCGCAAATCTATGCGTTTGCGGACGGCGCCCTGACGCAAGGCTTCGACGTATCGGCGCGACGTAAAGTTTTTAACCGCCGTCGATGAGCCGAATGCCAATAAGCAGTGCCGTACGTTAACACGACCGCAGCGCTGAACATCGCTGCGGCTGCCCGAGTCCACCGTCAAATCCGAGTTTCACGCGCCGCCCGCGAACAGCGCCTTCGGAATCACGGCGTGCACGCCCTTGTTGATGTCCACGACCTGCGAGACCTCGAAATCAACGCCGATTGAGGCCAGCGAGTAGGCGTCATCGGGCGACAGACTCGCGGTTTGCTGAAGGAACGAAACACACTC
This genomic interval from Gammaproteobacteria bacterium contains the following:
- a CDS encoding peptidase, encoding MTYCVAIKLDAGMLFASDSRSNATVDNFAKFCKMTVFERQDDRVLVMLSSGGLAGTQAVISLLQQRARTEDAANLYTASSMFDVAQLVGDAMRDVDRRDGKYLAQSKLSFNASFLLGGQIKGEAPRLFRLYAEGNFIEATWDTPFFQTGETKYGKPVLDRVITRETSLDDAAKCVLVSFDSTMSSNLSVGMPINLLCYERDSFEVRKRCRFDEGDPYFTALSREWCEGTRRVLAELPELNWLEHSS